TTTGCATTTTTGCTATTATCCCCCATATAGCGAAAGCAGCACTCCCGCAGCTATTGCAGAACCTATTACACCTGCCACATTAGGCCCCATTGCGTGCATGAGAATGAAATTCCC
The genomic region above belongs to Caldanaerovirga acetigignens and contains:
- a CDS encoding sodium ion-translocating decarboxylase subunit beta, with the translated sequence GNFILMHAMGPNVAGVIGSAIAAGVLLSLYGG